In the genome of Vanacampus margaritifer isolate UIUO_Vmar chromosome 1, RoL_Vmar_1.0, whole genome shotgun sequence, one region contains:
- the LOC144040328 gene encoding uncharacterized protein LOC144040328 translates to MGCHLTRTKARQTTRHRHHDEQQRFLDQYGQPISMQVEGKMGRSHRRRRMEHRTPSERHWEALRDMGLVEVEEGRGRYNTRHLYDNVYADNNALMSPDTYPTNGYLSRGSSTQHHTTNYLPSVSYSLDHLDRLDYQAPEMQAYQPNSESCLLGCYNFEEIENNFSRQSNYCPAWRPLGYISLDELGPDSPYHRVLSEAETDAMSSLPGHTPSSHGFSSSSESLVSSEPSDSGFHSVSTGEHRCLHKIHRHAHHLPSGHSPHEQRGRWDLESIPETMPFSQAGAQQSSCCTVANSTNTTVHFDQAKRSPSLPRKRSLPSPSSGCRTEPCQRRALWLEQRQARGVHTIEVPGRSQTVMDLSEAQRHRRASHPINIESNTVMKQVQSSQPHPTNNTLVLRSRASYPAHLSMDRTVLASPPSTTRTGHSAGSSREDDSRSHGLVSCGSTDWRAFQTLGNQVRIQKGSAGPYYNTLGAHRNPRSPPSPHCRQANQKSVRNQLLRARAYRLARERSEVTTDEEVRGELERPRDHIGVNGPWAGRYWNRTERRRHLLLSRQHRARRSGEEAAAGGGQSSWSSQMVLELSHRKQNQLRNSKLLDDWTTVEELLTHGTRVEAESQLCPSPLLSVTTV, encoded by the exons ATGGGGTGTCACCTCACTCGGACCAAG GCTCGCCAAACGACCCGCCACAGACACCATGATGAGCAGCAGCGCTTCCTGGACCAGTACGGACAGCCAATCAGCATGCAGGTGGAAGGTAAAATGGGGCGGAGTCACAGGAGGAGGCGCATGGAGCACAGGACCCCCTCGGAGAGACACTGGGAAGCACTGAGAGACATGGGACTGGTGGAGGTTGAGGAGGGCAGAGGCAGATACAACACTAG ACACTTATATGACAACGTGTATGCCGACAATAACGCCTTGATGTCACCTGACACTTATCCAACCAATGGGTACCTGTCCAGAGGGTCCAGCACCCAGCATCATACCACCAACTACCTACCAAGTGTCTCCTACAGCTTGGACCATCTGGACCGTCTGGACTACCAG GCTCCAGAAATGCAAGCATATCAGCCAAATTCTGAGAGTTGTCTGCTTGGCTGTTACAACTTTGAAGAAATCGAGAATAATTTCTCCAGACAG TCCAACTACTGCCCTGCCTGGCGTCCTCTGGGCTACATTTCCCTCGATGAGCTGGGCCCTGACAGTCCATATCACCGCGTGCTCTCCGAAGCAGAGACTGACGCCATGTCATCACTACCGGGCCACACCCCCTCCTCACAtggcttttcctcttcctcagAGTCTCTAGTTTCTTCGGAACCCAGCGACTCGGGTTTCCACAGCGTTAGCACTGGCGAGCACAGATGTCTCCACAAGATCCATAGACATGCCCATCACCTACCATCAGGCCACTCACCCCATGAGCAGAGAGGTCGCTGGGATCTAGAGTCCATCCCCGAGACAATGCCCTTCAGTCAAGCGGGGGCGCAGCAGTCGTCCTGCTGCACCGTGGCCAACAGCACCAACACCACAGTGCACTTTGACCAAGCCAAGAGGAGTCCAAGTTTGCCTCGCAAGCGCTCACTACCTTCACCCTCCTCTG GTTGCCGAACAGAACCCTGCCAGCGGAGGGCGCTGTGGCTGGAGCAGCGCCAAGCAAGAGGGGTCCATACCATTGAGGTGCCGGGACGCAGTCAGACCGTAATGGATTTGAGTGAGGCCCAGCGGCACCGCAGGGCAAGTCACCCCATAAATATTGAATCAAACACAGTAATGAAGCAGGTCCAGAGCAGCCAACCACATCCAACCAACAACACTCTGGTGCTGAGGAGCCGGGCTAGTTATCCTGCTCACCTCAGCATGGATAGAACTGTCCTGGCCAGTCCTCCTAGCACAACCAGAACTGGCCATAGTGCAGGCAGCAGTAGGGAAGACGACTCCAGGAGTCATGGTTTGGTTTCTTGTGGTTCAACAGATTGGCGAGCATTTCAGACTCTGGGAAATCAAGTCAGAATCCAAAAAGGTTCTGCTGGTCCATATTACAATACCCTGGGAGCACACCGGAACCCTCGCTCTCCACCTTCCCCCCACTGTCGGCAGGCCAATCAGAAGTCTGTCAGGAATCAACTGCTCCGGGCCAGAGCTTACAGGCTGGCACGGGAACGCAGTGAGGTCACTACCGATGAGGAGGTGCGAGGGGAATTAGAGCGACCACGGGACCACATAGGGGTCAACGGGCCCTGGGCCGGCCGGTACTGGAACCGAACTGAGAGGAGACGTCACCTACTGCTGTCACGGCAACACAGAGCACGGCGCAGTGGTGAGGAGGCTGCGGCAGGTGGAGGTCAGAGCTCGTGGTCATCGCAGATGGTTCTAGAGTTGAGCCACAGGAAGCAGAACCAACTGAGGAACAGCAAGCTGCTCGATGATTGGACAACGGTGGAAGAACTACTTACCCATGGGACACGAGTGGAAGCAGAGTCTCAACTGTGTCCCAGCCCTCTGCTATCTGTTACTACTGTCTGA